A region of Perognathus longimembris pacificus isolate PPM17 chromosome 19, ASM2315922v1, whole genome shotgun sequence DNA encodes the following proteins:
- the C19H5orf49 gene encoding uncharacterized protein C5orf49 homolog, translating to MAAAAGGEVAWADWVDEVEDEEEEITAATLRGKPRQLPTSAQATMGFVPLRRLGPKEHSYFNRPAKTGIVSLYDCFYKQSLDYNQKLHRDDREHAKGMGLHISEEEQERTVGVLSSSVYGRRIDKPVEPLNRDHGRVNHVQNDFYRKNDITSIKEPGFGDIAPA from the exons atggcggcggcggcgggcggcgaggTGGCCTGGGCGGACTGGGTGGACGAggtggaggacgaggaggaggagatcaCGGCCGCCACGCTGCGGGGCAAACCCCGGCAGCTGCCCACGTCGGCGCAGGCCACCATGGGCTTCGTCCCCCTGCGGAGGCTCGGCCCCAAGGAGCACAGCTACTTCAACCGCCCGGCCAAG ACTGGGATCGTTTCCCTTTACGACTGTTTTTATAAGCAGAGCCTAGATTACAACCAGAAATTACACCGTGATGACCGAGAGCACGCCAAAGGCATGGGACTTCACATTAGCGAGGAG GAGCAGGAGAGGACCGTGGGGGTGCTGTCCTCCTCCGTCTACGGGAGGCGCATCGATAAGCCCGTGGAGCCCCTGAACCGCGACCACGGCCGCGTGAACCACGTGCAGAACGACTTCTACAGGAAGAACGACATCACCAGCATCAAGGAGCCCGGCTTCGGGGACATTGCCCCCGCCTGA